A region of the Callithrix jacchus isolate 240 chromosome 5, calJac240_pri, whole genome shotgun sequence genome:
agatcaagaccatcctggccaacatggttaaaccctgtctctactaaatatataaaaattagctgggcttgatggcacatgcctgtaatcccagctactcaggaggctgaggccagagaatcacttgaacctgggaggcaggggttgcagtgagccgagattgtgccactgcactgcagtctgggcaacaatgcgagactccgtctcaaaaaaaaaaagagctgagaaGACTAGACAGGGTGTGGTGGAAGGATTGCTCTTAGACCAGGAGttgtagagatgagaaaactgaggctcggagaggTGAAGTGACTGGCCAAAGGTAGCACAGCCAGTAAGTGACAAAGCCAGGATTAGTCCTTAAGTCTGTCTGACCTCAAGGCCACACTGCCTGTCTCCGCCTTTCAAGACAAGCCTAATtctgtcctccttccctttctcttcctggctGTCCCAGGTGGCCATTGCCAGTGTCTTGCACACAGAGGCCTGCCAGCGCCTGAAGGCATCCCCATATGTGGGGCTGGTGTTGGACGAGACCAGGGACTGGCCGGAGTCACATAGCCTGGCCCTGTTTGCCACTTCGGTGTCCCCCTGTGATGGCCAGCCCGCCACCACCTTCCTGGGCAGTGTGGAGCTACAGGAGGGTGAGGCCACTGCTGGCCAGCTCTTGGACATCCTGCAGGCTTTCGGCGTATCTGCATCCAAGCTGGCCTGGCTCAGCTCAAGCCTCCCCAGTGGCCGCCTGGGGAGTGTGGGCCCACAGCTCCGGGCCACTTGCCCACTGATGGCAGAGCTGCACTGCCTCCCTGGCCGGACAGATCCTGAGCCCCCTGCCTACTTGGGTCAATATGAGAGCATACTGGATGCCCTATTCCGCCTCCATGGTGGCCCTAGTTCCCACTTGGTCCCTGAGCTCCGGGCAGCACTGGACCTGGCAGCTATTGACTTGGCCGGGCCTCGGCCAGTACCTTGGGCCTCCCTGCTGCCTGTTGTGGAAGCAGTGGcagaggcctggcctggcctggtgcCCACCCTGGAGGCTGCAGCCCTGGCCTCACCTGTGGTGGGATCACTGGCCCTGGCCCTGCGCCAGTTCACCTTTGTGGCCTTCACGCACCTGCTGCTGGATGCCCTGCcctctgtgcagaagctctcccTTGTCATGCAGGCAGAAGAACCGGACTTGGCCTTGCTGCAGCCCTTGGTGATGGCAGCCGCCGCCTCCCTCCAAGCTCAACGCGGCTCAGGTGGGGCCCGCCTCCAGAGCTTCCTGCAGGAACTGGCATCCTCTGATCCGGATACCAGCAGCGGGCGCTGCACCTACCGCGGCGTGGAGCTGCTGGGTTACTCCGAGGCTGCTGTCCGGGGCTTGGAGCGGCTCCGGGGGGCCTTCCTGGACTCCATGCGGAAGGGCCTGCAGGACTCCTACCCCGGGCCTTCGCTGGACGCTGTGGCCGCCTTCGCGGCGATCTTCGACCCCCGCCGCTACCCACAGGCGCCGGAGGAGCTGGGCGCGCATGGCGAGGGGGCGCTGCGGGTGCTGCTGCGCGGCTTTGCGCCTGCGGTGGTGTGCCAGCGGGCTCTGGGAGACTTCGCGCTGTTCAAGCGCGTGGTGTTCAGCCTTGGGCGGCTTGGCCCGCGGGCCCTGTGCACCCAGTTGGCGTGCGCACACTCGGAGCTGCACGAGCTCTTCCCTGACTTCGCTGCCCTAGCAGCCTTGGCCTTGGCGCTGCCCGCGGGCGCTGGCCTGCTGGATAAGGTCGGCCGCAGCCGGGAGCTGCGGTGGTGGGGGCAGAGTGGGGCCGGGGAAGGCCGCGGCGGCCACGTGGTGAAGATCGCAGTGGATGGGCCCCCGCTGCGCGAGTTTGATTTCGGGTTGGCTGTGGAGTTCTTAGAGAGTGGGTGGGGAGAAGGCTTCCTGGCATCACATCTCACTTGAAGATGGCTTCCTTCTCTGGGCCCAGCCTTCCTGGGGCCCTGGGCACTCTAAGGGCCAACCTAGATGTGACCATGCTGTGCCCAAGCTGATCTACTATCTGTGGCCTCCCAGGGACCTGAGGCCACCCATCCACCCTTCTGGAGTGTCCCACCAACCCCACCCTGTGGGTTGTGGAGGAAGGGACTGGGTCTATTGAGGGACCTGGGTGGGTGGGCAGAGATGCTAGGATCTGGGGCACCTGAAATCATTCCTTGACTTTACACAGTTAGATGAGGAGTAGCTCACCCTTTTCCCTTCTGGACTTGCCCCAAGGTTGGCCCCCCACATAATGGAAGTTCTTGGCTTTCGGGAGGAAGACTGGGTCTTGGGCATTGAGTGGCTGAGGGAAAGGACACTGGTccttcgtcttttttttttttgagacgtatcactgtgtcccccaggctggagtgtaatggtgtcatctcagctcactgcaacctctgcctcccgggttcaagcgattctcctgactcagcctccctagtggctgggagtacaggcacccaccaccatgcctagctaattttttgtatttttagtagagacggggtttcactatgttggccaggctgatcttagactcctgacctcatgatccactacctctgcctcccaaagtgctaggattacaggcatgagccatcacgtccGGCCTATCCTTGGCTGTTTCTTAGCCCCACTCCCGGCAGTGTCTCTTCTCTTCATCTATGACTGGGGAGTAGATGACTGCACTTGTTTCTGTCACACAGCACAGCGTCCTCTCTGTACACAAGCTGATGGGTCAGGGGCACAGTGGTTCTGGGGGATAGCggttccttcctcccctcctcaccAATAGGCTGCCTCAGACCTTTTTTGTGTATAACTGTGTGTATAGACATAAAAACCGACAAATGTGAAATAAATCTATGTTATCTTTCATAGTGTTACTACACAAACATCTCAAAGGACTACTTTTGGTTTTGCAACAACAGGGTCCAAAAAAGCCCCAGATGggctggattttttcttttttcctaattttttcttcctcagaGTCTGGTTGCTCTCCAAGTTCCTACCCCTCCCCTGCCCTTGACTCAGACCTTTAAGACCAAAGAGTACAAAACCACAGTGCTGTACCTGCCGCCTCTGAGACTGGCCTTGAGGCCCAACCCAGGGATGCTGGCTTATTTCCTCCTGGGGAAAGCAGTTTAGACCTCATCAGAGCTGGGGAGACATCCCTTCAGAGCCATGGGTTTCCCATTCCCTCCTGTCAGCCCTGGCTGTGAAAGTCCTGGGGATCTGATGGGAGGAAGCGTAGTTAGATAGTGAGAAGGGAGAGGGCTGTCCCTTTCCCCGTACCCCTGGGTTTGCGTTTAATTTGCAATAAAGTGGAAACCCAGCGCAACATGCAGTCTCCATGGTGGCGTGTGTGTGTCAGGGGCCTGCTCAGacccctctgtccctctcttggCTGGGCTGCCTTGGGGTTCAGTGTGCTGCcacaggaagggtgggagggTCGTCCCTCTGGGCTGGGAGCCTTGAACTGTGGActccctgcctctccttcctcagctgtGGGGAGGAAGGGCACAGAGAATGCGGCTGTAATCACCCTGGCTCTGGCTGGTGCCACTATGGGAAGAGAGACACAAGTTTCTGCCTGGCTCCATGCCGAGAAGCCCATCCGCCTCTTGTTCTGGCTACAGAGGTAGGAGAGAGCCCATTTCAGACCCTGCACTTCTTCCTCCTGCAGCAGGCCCGGCCTCCAGCGCCCCCAGCCCCCTGCtggcctccctgcccctgcccacccGGCCTCTGCAGCCCCCGCTGGACTTCAAGCACTTGCTCGCCTTCCACTTCAATGGTGCCGCCCCGCTCAGTCTCTTCCCCAACTTCAGCACGGTATGGGCTGGGCTGGTGGGTGGGGGCATGCTGCCAAGCTGGTGGGTGGGCACAGAAGGTGGGCTCAGAGGGGCTCTCAGCAGCTGGGTCTAACAGGAGCTTGTTCTCCAATATCCCCCTGAGGGGATAGGTGCTCCCCAAACAGGGACCCCTATTTGGGAACCTAGGAGAAGGCCCCACTCTCTCTTAGGCTGGGGAACAAGATGGTGTcagccctctccccacccccaccatcacAGCCGCTGGGCCTGCAAGGGCCTGTAGCCTGTACATTGCACTCAAGCTCTGTGTAGGGCTCCTGTGGGTgacctgtgtatgtgtgtgtaaccTGTGCCTTTCTGTTGTAGTTTGTTTCTCTATAGATTTTTGTGTTATATGTGGATATGAGTTTGTGTGTTGGTGTCCAGTGTGTTTTTGTAAACAACTCTTTGTGCGTGGATAATTGTAATTaaggtgtgtgcctgtgcatcAGGCTTGTGACCTTGTGTCTTTTAAGTGTGTGGCGTGCATCTGCCCTCTAagcatgtgtgtttttgtgtgattGTGAGTTTGTCTGTGGTCACGTACCCtttgtgtgcatgagtgtgaATTGTTCTGTTTGTCTGCACATGTGTAACCGCCTGAAGCTTTTGTGCTGTGTGTGTCGTGGTCTGTATATTTCcttttgcatgtgtgtgcacaaggAATAGTATGAATTTTACTTTGCTATATGAGAGATCAGGAACCAtctcccttttttttaattttgaaaaatcaaatgaaataatgggTGTGGCATGCCCCTCTTGAGCAGAGGGTGGCAAACTCCATCTCAGTCACTCTTGGGAatcccttccctcccaccctccagagTTAGACAGAGGTCCTAAGGCATGTGAGGCATTTTGGGGGTGGTCCTCTGGTCTTCAGTCCCTGCTGTTGCTTGCTGACAGGCTCAGTGTTGAAAAGCATGGTCCCAATTGCAGGGGCCCCCACTGGCCATTCTCCTCTGAGGTCCTGTCCCCTGAGTCCTTTGCTGACCTTGGGTGCTGTGAGAATATGAACCTCTCTGTTCTCAGGGAAGTTTCTGCACCCATGTGCTTTCTCTCtaagctgttttcttttcttggtaaggtttggaaagttctttttttattttatttttatagaaacagagatgaggtctcactatattgccctggctggtctgaaactcctgagctcaggggattctccctcctcggcctctcaaagtgctgggattacaggatgagtGCCTCGCCTGGGAAGTTCTTGACAAGTTCAGACAACTGCGTTTGGCCCAACCTCTTGAGAAAAGGGAACATAAAGCCTtaattctatagaaaaaaaatgacttaaaataaggaaaagaaaaaaaatccaaattaataTTCCAAATAAATGATCCCACTCCTCAGGGAACCTTAGGCCCCCACTTGCTGCTCCCTGCCCCTCACTGAACCCCCCACCTTCCCTGGCTGTGGCTCTCACTCTCTCAAGAGAGGTCAtcatggctggacatggtggctcacgtctgtaattctagcacactgggaggccaaggcaggcaaatcacattgaggctaggagttcgacaccagcctggccaacatggtgaagccccatctctactaaaaatacaaaaattagccagacatgctggtgggtacctgtaatctcagctactccagagactgaggcaggagaatcacctgaaccagagaggtggaggttgcagtgagctgagatcatggcaccgcaacagagcaatactctatctcagggaagtaaaaaaaaaaaggcatcagcaGCCTCAGGCCCTGTGCCAGTGGCAGAGCTAATGAGATAGGACTTAACTTCCCCCAGCCCACAGGTCCAGGCATGAAGCCTGGGTGACGGGAGAGTAAGTCCAACAGAAGGATTCTTTGtctcttccctgcctcctctTGTTTCCAACTTTCTGTCCCAATAGTTGTAATTCTTGCAAaggagaaaataacagaaataatgaCCTAAGGGGCAGCAAGAGATGCCCAGGTGATCACCAGGACATGGTT
Encoded here:
- the ZNF385C gene encoding uncharacterized protein C17orf113 isoform X1, producing MVPPGKKPAGEASNSNKKCKRYFNEHWKEEFTWLDFDYERKLMFCLECRQALVRNKHGKAENAFTVGTDNFQRHALLRHVTSGAHRQALAVNQGQPPFEGQSEGRGAYSGLATTPTPRGVKVEVDPAKVAVLTTVYCMAKEDVPVDRCSALLELQRFNLCQALLGTEHGDYYSPRRVRDMQVAIASVLHTEACQRLKASPYVGLVLDETRDWPESHSLALFATSVSPCDGQPATTFLGSVELQEGEATAGQLLDILQAFGVSASKLAWLSSSLPSGRLGSVGPQLRATCPLMAELHCLPGRTDPEPPAYLGQYESILDALFRLHGGPSSHLVPELRAALDLAAIDLAGPRPVPWASLLPVVEAVAEAWPGLVPTLEAAALASPVVGSLALALRQFTFVAFTHLLLDALPSVQKLSLVMQAEEPDLALLQPLVMAAAASLQAQRGSGGARLQSFLQELASSDPDTSSGRCTYRGVELLGYSEAAVRGLERLRGAFLDSMRKGLQDSYPGPSLDAVAAFAAIFDPRRYPQAPEELGAHGEGALRVLLRGFAPAVVCQRALGDFALFKRVVFSLGRLGPRALCTQLACAHSELHELFPDFAALAALALALPAGAGLLDKVGRSRELRWWGQSGAGEGRGGHVVKIAVDGPPLREFDFGLAVEFLESGWGEGFLASHLT